From Nocardia sp. XZ_19_385:
CTCCGACTGCCTGCGCGCCGAACTGAGCGGGCGCGGTGTCTCCGTGCACACCGTCTGCCCCGGCATCGTGCACACCAATATCGTTGCCAGCACCAAGTTCTCGGGTGTCAGCGCCGACGAGGAGAAGCGCAAGCAGGAGCAGTACGACAAGCTCTACAAGGCGCGCCGCTACACCCCGGACCGGGTGGCCGAGCAGATCGTGCGGGCCGTGCAGAACAACCGCGACATCGTGCCGGTCACCCCGGAAGCGCGACTGCAGTTGCAGTTCAATCGGTTCGCGCCCGCGGTGGTGCGATTCTTCGCCGCCCGGGTCAAGCTCACCTAGGACTTCGCCGGCCGGGCGAGTTCGGCCTCGATGGCCGCGACTCGCCCGGCGCCGACACCCCAGGGATGCTCGACTCCCACCGTGGCGTCCAGATCCCAGAGCACACAGGTCTCCTCCGGCTGGGCCACCATCGACCAGGCCACCACCGTGCGTCCCAGCTGTTCTGTCATCGAGCCGTGCGAAATACCCTGCGGCGCAGGCTTTACCGCGAAATTGTCGCCGTCGGGAAAGTGATGCAGGAACCGCCCGTAGGCGGCATCGCAGAACGCCGCGTACCGCTGCGTGCACAGGATCAGCCCATGCCATGCCTCGTCCACCGCGTGCGAGGGCATCCCGATCACCTGATCGTCGCGCATCGCCGCCCCGCAGCACCGCAGCCACTGCCGCAGACCGGTCTCCACCAGTTCGCGCGGCTGCCACGGGCAGGTCTTGAAGACCGCCTCCGGCAGTTCGAGCGCCGCGACGGCCCGGTCGACCTCACGCAGATCGACACGGCGGGAGCGGTTTCGGTAACGCAGAATCACCACGATTCACTGTAAGCGGTTTTGGGAATACTCTGGGGAGCAAGGATCGACAGGTTGGGGAGGCCGTCATGGATCGCAGTCTCGAATGGTCCGAGGCCGTTAGCATTCGGTCATGACTGTTCTCGTGCTGCTGATCGCGCTGCTCGTCGTCATCATGCTCGTCGGCTTTATCGCCGCGTTGATCGTGGCCATCGTCCAGTCCTCGAACAGGGCCCGTCGGCGACCGCCGTACCCGCGCCGCTCTCCGTGGGCGGCGGGCGGGGGCGACTCGGGCGGTGGCGGATCGGGCTGCTCGGGCGGCAGCAGCGGCTGTTCCGGCGGGAGCGGCAGCAGCTGCTCAGGAGGCAGTAGCAGCAGTTGCTCGGGCGGGAGCAGTAGCAGCTGCGGTGGCGGGGGCAGCAGCAGTAGCTGTGGTGGGGGTTCCTGAACAAATAACGAACGGCGCTGTGCCGAGGGGAGATCGGTAGCGCCGTAGAACCGGGGACCCCCGCTCGCACCCGTCAGATCTGGCCGGCGGCCGCCAGACCGTTGAACACCGTCTCCGCGGTCTCATAGAGCGCCAGCATCGAGAGCTCGGCCGGGCCCGCGGTGATCGGATCCTCCATGGCGATACCCGAGGCCAGACTGGTGCCACGGATGCCCTGGAACAGGATGTAGGTGGTCTGGTGCTGACCGATCACCAGGTCGGCGGCGCTGCCCACGAAGTAGAGGTGGAAGAACTCCGCCAGTTTCGCGCCGTAGAGCGTGCGCAGTTCGTCGGTGATGCGGCTGGTGGTGCCGATCAGGGAGTCGCCGATGGCGAAGAAGTCGCGGGTGTTGGCGACCGTGGTGTGAGTCTCGGCGATCGCGGCGGGGAAGTCGATGAGCAGGTGCGCGTCGAGGCCGGTGCCGGCCACGCGGCCCGCCGAGATGGCCGGATCGCCGGCCATGTCGTAGTAGCGCTGCCACTGCGGGGTGACCGGGCCGCCGGTCAGGTGGCCGTGCAGGTTCTCCAGGTAGCGGTGGAAGAACGCGGCGCTGACATTGCGGGCCCAGGTCGGGTCGTCGAAGTCGCCGGCGTCCAGGAGCGGGTTCGCGTCGCGCAGGATGTTGCGGTAGAAGACCGCGAAGATGCCGGCCCGGTCGTGGTGGCCGATGAAGATCTCCGTGATGCGCTCCATGCGCTGTTCGCCGTCGTGCAGGTCACGCAGGGTGGACGGGTCGGAGAGCTGGATCAGCTCCGCCTGCTCGGCGCCGGTCAGCGGGGTGACGTCGGTCACGGCAGCGGGGGCGGCGAGGGCGCTGGCGGCGGCGCCGAGGGATGCGGTGGTTACCGCGGCGACCGCGGTCAGGGCAATGGCAAAGCGGGAGAGCTTACGCAAGAGTTCACTCCAAGAAGGTATGCAGAATGTTTGCTAGAAGTATGCCGGACTATCGACATGCAACGGAAACCTGTTAGCAACCAGGCATTAATCAGTGTTCAGCGTCACTGTTGGCGCCATTTGTTCGATTGCTTAGAATTTGCTTAACGAAAATTCAGAAGCGTGAACTGAATCCCGCATTTCGCTGCGAGCGGACATTGGGTCCGGCATTTGACCTCAACCATCGTTCAGGTTGAAGAGTGGGTGCTGTCCAAGACGCAAGACGTGGCAGGAGAAGACGATGCGGGTAGTGCAGGCAGCGGAATTCGGCGGGCCCGAGGTGCTCGAGGTGCGTGAGGCGCCGGAACCGGTACCCGGCCCCGGCGAAGTGCTCGTCGAGGTGGCCGCGGCCGACGTGATGTTCCTCGACACCCGGCTCCGAAGTGGTTGGGGCAAGGAGTATTTCAAAGTCGAGCCGCCGTACGTACCCGGTGGGGCGATCGCCGGAGTGGTCTCCGCGGTCGGGCCCGGCGTCGACGAGTCCTGGCTCGGCAAGCGCGTCGGCACCCGCACCGTCGCGAGCGGCATCGGCGGCGGGCTCCCCATCGGTGGCTACGCCGAAAAGGCTTTGGCCGAAGCGGAAGCCCTGGTGGAGGTGCCGGAAAAGGTGACGTTGAACCAGGCCGTAGCGCTGACTCACGACGGCCGGACCTCGCTCGCGGTCTTGGACCGGGTCGCTTTGCGGCCGGGGGAGTGGGTGCTGATCACCGCGGCCGGTGGCGGCCTGGGCACGCTGCTGACCCAATTCGCCCGCGCCGCAGGCGCGCACGTCGTCGCCGCGGCCCGCGGACGCACCAAACTGGAGCTGGCCACCCGCCTCGGTGCCGATGCCGTCGTGGACTACTCCGAACCGGACTGGGTCGACAAGGCGCGAGCCGCGACCGGCGGAGCGGGTGTCAACGCCGTATTGGACGGTGCGGGAGGCGAATTGGGCGCAGCAGCTGCCGATGCACTGGTTCAGAACGGCCGGTTCCTCGGATACGGTTCCGCCGCAGGCGATTTCCCGGATCTCGACCGGGACGCATTGGCCGAGCGGGGTGTCGAAGTGATCGGTCTGTTCGACATGACCGGGCCGGACACCGACTGGCAGGCGCTGGCCGAACGCGCGCTCACCGCAGTGGCCGACGGCGACGTGGAAGTCGTTATCGGACAAACATTTCCGCTGGATCAGGCAGCCGACGCGCACGCTGCCATTGCCGGCCGCACGGCCGTGGGCCGCACGCTGCTGACCATCTGATGTGATCCGTGTTTCACACTCTGCAGGCACCCTGGTTGAACGCTAGGGTGCCTGCGTGCAAACACTGATCGTCGTGGGGGTCGTCGTCGGCGTCCTCGTACTCGTCTTCGCAGTTGTCCAGTTCGCCAGCAGGCCTCCGAAGGTCCGAAGCTATTGGGACAGTAAGGAACCCGTGAACAGCAGGGACTGGGTCGACGACGAGTGAACCTCAGCTCACCGGCGTGAGCACAACCACGGCAATAGCCCGCTTCGTCATCTTCTGATAATCGCTGTACCGACCCCGATTGACTTTGTCGACTACCGCCCACCGTCGTGCGTAGTCGGCATCTTCGGGATACGTCGCCCGCGCCACCACCGGCACCCGCTTCCGCCCCACCTGAATCTCACACTCCCCCTTGGCTTTCACATTCGCCAACCACCCCGGTGGCCGCGGCGACCCACCATTGGACGCCGTCACCAGATAGTCACCCCCATCCCGCCCATACGTCAGCGCCGAAGTCCGCACCTGCCCCGTCTTCCGCCCGGTGGTCCGCAACAGCAACGTCGGATTCCCGAACAACAGCCGATGCCCCACCACCCCACCACTGTTCTCATAAACCCACTGATGCACCTTCAGCACATTCGCGAACAGATTCGCCATCCCGACCTCCACCTCGGCTCCGGTCTACGCCCCCACCCTAACGGCGCGCCCACCACCAAGTGGTGCTCGACGCGACCGGCCCGGTAACATGCCCACCGCTGTGGGTTGACCCCACAACTGGGGCGGTAGCTCAGTCGGTTAGAGCCGTGGACTCATAATCCATTGGTCGTGGGTTCGAGCCCCACCCGCCCCACAAACCCCTGCAACGTGTTTCGTAGCTGTCCGGACCGGACATCGGATTTGCCGCGCTGATCAGCTGCTTTACGACTTCGATAAGGGTTGGGCAGGGGATCGGTCTCTAGCGTCTTCGGTATCTGAGATCCGAAGGGGAGAGGCAATGATTCTGCGTTCGAAGTGGGGGCGGGTGGCGGTGACCGCGGTTGCTGTGGGACTGGTGTCGATCGGGGTTGCGGGGCCGGCGGAGGCGGGTAGCGACTTCTGGATTGCTATTGCGGTCTCGAAGAGCACTGGGAAAGTCGGCTATGGCTGGCACAGTTCGTTGACGAGGGCCGAGGAGAAGGCCGAGTCGTACTGTGGGGTTTCCGATTGCAAGGTTCTGATCAGTGACCGTAAGTACTGCATTGCGGTGGCGCGGGATCGTGCCGGTCAGTGGTACACCGGGTGGGACAGGACCGAGGCGGGAGCGCGTAAGTCCGCGATGAATCACGGCGCCAAGCCGACTGTGGTCAAGGGCAGCCTCTGTCACTGAGGCGGTCGAATTCCGCCCTGGTGCCATCGATGCGACGGTGATCCCTTCGCAGCGAATGCGAAAACGTATGCTGGGCAGGCTGTTCCAGACAAAGCTTTCGCCGAGACGAAGGAGCTGCGATGCCGGGCGAGTTGATGCGGGTACGAATCACTGGGGGTTTCGCGGCGCTGCTCACTGCGGCTGGGCTACTTGTGGCTGCGCCGGTGGGGGCGAGTCCGGCGGCGTGCGCGCCGGGGAATCCGTTGCAGCCCACCGCCGAACTGTTCGCTACCGACAACACTGCGACGATCACAGATCCGGGAGATCAGCGCCTGCGGACTCGGCTGGAAGGGTTCGAGCTGGCGGTCGGGGCCATAACTGTGCAGAACGTTGCGCTGCCCGTGGGGTCCACGTTGGTGAGCGGGGTGTTCTGGTCCGATGATCGGCAGATGGCGACGTATGAGCGTTCGCGAGCTTTTCGGCTGGCGTGTGTCGACGCCCCAGACCTGGAGCGGATTGCCGACCAGGTGCGGATCTTGTTTCAGCAGGAGTCAGTGCTGACTTTCGAACCCTTACCGGCGAATAACCCGGATGTGGACGCGTTCGTCGCGGAGATTCCGGGGGTCGACGTGCGCCGGTTCCATGATGGACTGGTCGGCGATCAGGTCGCGCGGGAGCGGTTGGTGGGTGGCTCGATTACGGAGGGGAACACGCTGATTCTGGTCGCCGAGCTGGCGGATCTCGAAGTGGCGCGGAATTTTGTCGCCGGGCTGGGCGCGAGCTGGCCGAGTGCCCTGCGGTACGGCGACCGCGAGTTCGTCGGCTAGAAACGAAGAAAGAGCGGGGCCGAGGGCCTCGCTCTTCCCGTTTTTCCTTCGGTCAGCGGTTCTGGTGGCTGTGGGCGCCGCCTAGACGTTTGGCCTCGACGGGCTGTGCCGCGGCACCCTTCTTGCCGGCTTCGCTGGCGCGCTTCGGGTCGTTGTCGAAGCTGCCGCTGCTGGCTTTGCCGCCCTGGCTGGCGATTTTTCGTTGCCGCTCCGGGTCCATTGCCGCGAAACCTCGTGGCGTAGCAGCCATTAAGTCCTCCGTTCGAAGGTTGCGGAGTGGTGGCGGCTGGTTCTGCACCACCAATTCGGAGCTACCCGCCCTGCCCGGGGGCAAACCTTCAGCGCTTCGGCGGGGGCATTTGGGTGAGCGCCCACTGCGCCCATTCTTGATTCATCGCGTAGAACCGCTTGCCCCATTCCAGCGCGATGTGCCCGTAGACGGAGAAGGCGTCGTCGTCCCAGTCGATCGAGGCCTCGAGCTGCGCGAGTTCGGTGCCCGCCTTGGTCATCCGGCTTTCGATATCAGCGAGGTAGTCGCGGGCTTGGTCGCGTTCGAGCACCCCGAGGAAGAACACCCGCAGCAGCATGTCATTGCGCGACACCGGTTTCGGCTCGGTTTCGGTGAGCCAGCGCCGCACCTCGGCCAGCCCCTCGGCGCTGAGCGTGTACTCCTTGCGCCCGCGCGGCCCCTCGTCGGAAACCGCGATCAAACCGGTCTCGGCGAGTTTCGCGAGCTCGGTATAGATCTGACTCTGTGTCGCGGGCCAGACGTTGGCCAGGGAGTCCTTGAACATCTGCAGCAGGTCGTAACCGCTGGCCGGGCCCTCGGCGAGCATGCCGAGCACGGCGTATCGAAGACTCATGCCCGGATCATACATTCCACTATTGACATGTCGAGAAAGCAGGCTCTACATTCGACATGTCAAAACTGGAATGTCGAGGAGATCTCCGGACATGTCATACCTGCGCACCTTCGTTCCCTGGATCGTTTTCGCGGTGGTCCCGCACGCGTACTGGCAATGGGCCGCGCTGACCGCGGTCGTGCTGTCGGTGCTGGAGCTCGGCATCCGGGTGCGGGCTGGCAGCAAGCCGGAAGCCCTCGTTATCGAGCTCGGCACGGCGCTGTTCTTCGCCGTCATCGCGGTGCTCGCTTTCGCGAATCCGGAAACTTCGCTGCACGACTACGTGCCGGCGCTGGCCAACGGCATGCTCGCGATCATCGCGGGCACCTCGCTGGCGATCCGGGTGCCGTTCACCCTGGCCATCGCGAAACAGACTGCCCCGCAGGAAGTCTGGGAGGAGCCGTTGTTCATCCGGTTGAACTACGTGCTCACCACGGCCTGGGCGATCTGCTTCGTGGTCGGCGCCGTCGCGCTGGCCTTCCTTGCATATTCTCCCGGCCCCCGGTTCGCGGTCATGGTGGCCGTGTTCGTGATCCCGGTGGTGTTCACCCTCCGCTATGTCGCCCACGTCCGAGCCCAGGCCGAAGCGTCCGAAGCATCCGCGTAACTCAGATTGGTTGTATCCCATGGCTGTTCCGCATCTGACCGGCAACTACGCCCCCGTCACCGAAGAAGTCACCACAGTCGACCTCGCTGTCACCGGCAGCATCCCCGACGAGCTGTCGGGCTGGTATCTGCGCAACGGCCCGAACCCGCCCGCCGCCGATTCCATTCACTGGTTCGCCGGCGACGGCATGGTGCACGGCGTGCGTCTCGAGAACGGCAAGGCGGTGTCGTACCGGAATCGCTGGGTACGCACCACGACCTTCACCGACGGCGCGGCAACCTACGGCCCTCAGGGCCGTGATCTCACTGCGGGAGTTGCGAATACGCACGTCATCCGGCATGCGGGCCGCACGCTCGCGCTGGTCGAATCGTCCTTCCCGTACGAGATCACCTGCGAGCTGGACACTCTCGGCCCGCACGACTTCGACGGCAAACTGACCACCGCGATGACCGCGCACCCGAAGACCTGCCCCACCACGGGTGAACTGCATTTCTTCGGCTACGAGGTGATCGAGGCGCCCTACCTGACCTACCACCGCGCCGACGCCGCCGGCAATCTCGTCGTGAGCCGCCCGATCGATGTGCCCGCCGCGACCATGCAGCACGACTTCAATCTCACCGCCGAGCATGTCGTATTCATGGATCTCCCAGTGTGTTTCGACATGCAAATCGCGATGAACGGTGGCGGCATGCCGTTCCGCTGGCGCGACGACTACCAGGCCCGGCTCGGTGTTCTGCGGCGCGACGACCCGTACGGCGCGGTCCGCTGGTTCGCCATCGATCCCTGCTATGTCTTCCACAGCCTCAATGCCTATGACGAGCCGGGTCGAATCGTCTTGGAGGTCATGCGTTATCCGGAGATGTGGCGTACCAACTCCTCCGAGATCGACGACGCGACCCTGTGGCGCTGGACCATCGATCTCGCCGCGGGCACCGTCGAGGAGCGCCAAATCGATGATCGCCCAGCAGAATTCCCGCGCATCGATGAGCGGCTGACCGGCCTGCGCGCCGACTTCGGCCACGCCACGGTGTCGGGGAACGGCACAAACGCGCTGGTGCGCTACGACCTGCGAACCGGAGCCGCCGCCGCGCACGAATTCGGACACGGCCGTATCCCCTCCGAAGCCGCGTTCGCGCCCGCCGACGAAAACCCAGGCGGCGCAGGCTATCTCATGACCTACGTCTACGACGCGAGCACCGATCGCAGCGACCTGGTGATCCTGGACGCCGACGACCTGACCACCCAGGTGGCCGCCATCCACCTGCCCCAACGCGTACCGTTCGGCTTCCACGGCAGCTGGCTCGCCGATCACTGACCCGGTTTCGATCTCTCGCCCGGCGGCATTACCAGGGTACGAATACTCTCGGAAATGCCGCCGGGAAGGAGATCAACAATGGGTCATGTCGAAC
This genomic window contains:
- a CDS encoding DUF5995 family protein; translation: MRKLSRFAIALTAVAAVTTASLGAAASALAAPAAVTDVTPLTGAEQAELIQLSDPSTLRDLHDGEQRMERITEIFIGHHDRAGIFAVFYRNILRDANPLLDAGDFDDPTWARNVSAAFFHRYLENLHGHLTGGPVTPQWQRYYDMAGDPAISAGRVAGTGLDAHLLIDFPAAIAETHTTVANTRDFFAIGDSLIGTTSRITDELRTLYGAKLAEFFHLYFVGSAADLVIGQHQTTYILFQGIRGTSLASGIAMEDPITAGPAELSMLALYETAETVFNGLAAAGQI
- a CDS encoding zinc-binding dehydrogenase; this encodes MRVVQAAEFGGPEVLEVREAPEPVPGPGEVLVEVAAADVMFLDTRLRSGWGKEYFKVEPPYVPGGAIAGVVSAVGPGVDESWLGKRVGTRTVASGIGGGLPIGGYAEKALAEAEALVEVPEKVTLNQAVALTHDGRTSLAVLDRVALRPGEWVLITAAGGGLGTLLTQFARAAGAHVVAAARGRTKLELATRLGADAVVDYSEPDWVDKARAATGGAGVNAVLDGAGGELGAAAADALVQNGRFLGYGSAAGDFPDLDRDALAERGVEVIGLFDMTGPDTDWQALAERALTAVADGDVEVVIGQTFPLDQAADAHAAIAGRTAVGRTLLTI
- a CDS encoding nitroreductase family deazaflavin-dependent oxidoreductase; translated protein: MANLFANVLKVHQWVYENSGGVVGHRLLFGNPTLLLRTTGRKTGQVRTSALTYGRDGGDYLVTASNGGSPRPPGWLANVKAKGECEIQVGRKRVPVVARATYPEDADYARRWAVVDKVNRGRYSDYQKMTKRAIAVVVLTPVS
- a CDS encoding DUF4189 domain-containing protein, producing the protein MILRSKWGRVAVTAVAVGLVSIGVAGPAEAGSDFWIAIAVSKSTGKVGYGWHSSLTRAEEKAESYCGVSDCKVLISDRKYCIAVARDRAGQWYTGWDRTEAGARKSAMNHGAKPTVVKGSLCH
- a CDS encoding general stress protein, which gives rise to MAATPRGFAAMDPERQRKIASQGGKASSGSFDNDPKRASEAGKKGAAAQPVEAKRLGGAHSHQNR
- a CDS encoding PadR family transcriptional regulator — translated: MSLRYAVLGMLAEGPASGYDLLQMFKDSLANVWPATQSQIYTELAKLAETGLIAVSDEGPRGRKEYTLSAEGLAEVRRWLTETEPKPVSRNDMLLRVFFLGVLERDQARDYLADIESRMTKAGTELAQLEASIDWDDDAFSVYGHIALEWGKRFYAMNQEWAQWALTQMPPPKR
- a CDS encoding carotenoid oxygenase family protein yields the protein MAVPHLTGNYAPVTEEVTTVDLAVTGSIPDELSGWYLRNGPNPPAADSIHWFAGDGMVHGVRLENGKAVSYRNRWVRTTTFTDGAATYGPQGRDLTAGVANTHVIRHAGRTLALVESSFPYEITCELDTLGPHDFDGKLTTAMTAHPKTCPTTGELHFFGYEVIEAPYLTYHRADAAGNLVVSRPIDVPAATMQHDFNLTAEHVVFMDLPVCFDMQIAMNGGGMPFRWRDDYQARLGVLRRDDPYGAVRWFAIDPCYVFHSLNAYDEPGRIVLEVMRYPEMWRTNSSEIDDATLWRWTIDLAAGTVEERQIDDRPAEFPRIDERLTGLRADFGHATVSGNGTNALVRYDLRTGAAAAHEFGHGRIPSEAAFAPADENPGGAGYLMTYVYDASTDRSDLVILDADDLTTQVAAIHLPQRVPFGFHGSWLADH